A section of the Rhizobium sp. BG4 genome encodes:
- a CDS encoding LysR family transcriptional regulator, whose amino-acid sequence MDTLTRIRAFIDVVEAEGFSAAARRTGRSKALLSKYVRELEDELGALLLNRTTRQFSMTEAGHTYYRTASDILKEIDNLADLVRENNAQLKGRLKISVPRTFVDAEVGQCLIDFAKENPDLQLEIAADDRFVDLIEEGFDLAIRVTKLEDSGMIARKISDFRVHICATPEFLERHPNIEHPSDLSNVPFIVDTNARTQASIRFYNPDSSSFAVAVAGPMEVNSPHATLRAALSGLGIALIPDFIARKPIEDGRLVTLFNDYLPTDRGIYAVYPHRRYLPAKVRIFVDYLHGWFRKHS is encoded by the coding sequence ATGGATACGCTTACCCGCATACGCGCCTTTATCGATGTCGTTGAAGCGGAAGGCTTTTCCGCCGCGGCGCGCAGGACCGGCCGCTCGAAGGCGTTGCTCTCCAAATATGTGCGCGAGCTGGAAGACGAACTCGGCGCCCTGCTGCTCAATCGCACTACCCGCCAGTTCTCGATGACCGAGGCCGGGCACACCTATTATCGCACCGCTTCCGACATCCTGAAGGAGATCGACAATCTCGCCGATCTGGTGCGCGAGAATAACGCGCAGCTCAAGGGTCGGCTGAAGATTTCGGTGCCGCGCACCTTCGTCGATGCCGAAGTCGGCCAGTGCCTGATCGACTTCGCCAAGGAGAACCCCGACCTGCAGCTCGAGATCGCCGCCGACGACCGTTTCGTCGACCTGATCGAGGAAGGCTTCGATCTCGCGATCCGCGTCACCAAGCTCGAAGACTCCGGCATGATCGCCCGCAAGATCTCGGATTTCCGCGTCCACATCTGCGCCACGCCGGAATTTCTGGAACGCCATCCAAATATCGAGCATCCGTCCGACCTCTCGAACGTCCCGTTCATCGTCGACACCAATGCCCGCACCCAGGCGAGCATCCGCTTCTACAATCCTGACAGTAGCTCCTTTGCTGTCGCCGTTGCCGGTCCGATGGAGGTCAACAGCCCGCATGCGACATTGCGTGCAGCACTTTCGGGTCTCGGCATTGCGCTGATCCCGGATTTCATCGCCCGCAAGCCGATCGAGGATGGGCGTCTGGTGACCCTGTTCAACGACTATCTCCCCACGGATCGCGGAATCTACGCGGTTTATCCGCACCGCCGCTACCTGCCGGCCAAGGTGCGCATCTTCGTGGACTATCTCCACGGCTGGTTCCGCAAGCACAGCTGA
- a CDS encoding VOC family protein: protein MPANNATVPQIQGIYETHLSVADLRISIPFYRDILGLELAAEFPERRIAFFWVNGKENAMLGLWETGTAPIRMRLHIAFRLSQEEMFRAPALLKSKGIDVRGFHGEPVSEPIVIGWVPALSLYFDDPDKHSIELLSVLDNEPDPAFGMRSYEEWKRLSKHATP, encoded by the coding sequence ATGCCGGCCAACAATGCGACAGTCCCGCAAATCCAAGGCATCTACGAAACGCATCTCAGTGTTGCCGACCTGAGAATCTCCATTCCTTTCTATCGCGATATCCTGGGCCTTGAGCTCGCGGCCGAATTCCCGGAACGGCGGATCGCCTTCTTCTGGGTCAACGGCAAAGAGAACGCCATGCTTGGCCTTTGGGAAACCGGCACAGCGCCAATAAGGATGCGTCTGCACATCGCCTTTCGGTTATCACAGGAGGAGATGTTTCGAGCACCCGCTCTGCTGAAGAGCAAAGGTATTGACGTTCGCGGCTTCCATGGCGAGCCGGTCTCCGAGCCAATCGTCATCGGTTGGGTGCCCGCGCTCTCGCTGTATTTTGACGATCCGGACAAGCATTCCATCGAATTGCTGAGCGTGCTCGACAATGAGCCGGATCCTGCCTTCGGTATGCGTTCCTATGAAGAATGGAAGCGTCTTTCGAAGCATGCAACCCCGTGA
- a CDS encoding 2-dehydro-3-deoxy-phosphogluconate aldolase, whose product MGEKTQKLLSILKLQPVVPVLIIDDVKAGVSLARALVAGGLKAIEITMRTPVALDAVRAVAEEVEGAEVGAGTILNAAHWEAAVAAGSKFIVSPGATQELLDAAADSHVPLLPGAATVSEVMALREEGYQVLKFFPAEQAGGAAYLKALSSPLAGMIFCPTGGISLKNANDYLSLPNVVCVGGSWVAPKELVAAGDWAGITKLAAEAAALKA is encoded by the coding sequence ATGGGCGAAAAAACACAAAAGCTCCTTTCCATCCTCAAACTGCAGCCTGTCGTTCCGGTGCTGATCATCGACGACGTGAAGGCCGGTGTTTCGCTGGCCCGCGCGCTGGTCGCGGGCGGCCTGAAGGCGATCGAGATCACCATGCGCACGCCGGTTGCTCTCGATGCCGTCCGTGCCGTTGCCGAAGAAGTCGAAGGTGCCGAAGTCGGCGCGGGCACGATCCTCAACGCTGCGCATTGGGAAGCTGCCGTCGCTGCCGGTTCCAAGTTCATCGTGAGCCCGGGCGCAACGCAGGAGCTGCTCGATGCGGCTGCGGACTCCCACGTTCCGTTGCTTCCGGGTGCTGCCACCGTCAGCGAAGTCATGGCGCTTCGCGAAGAAGGCTACCAGGTCCTGAAGTTCTTCCCGGCCGAACAGGCTGGTGGCGCCGCTTACCTGAAGGCGCTTTCCTCGCCGCTCGCCGGCATGATCTTCTGCCCGACCGGCGGTATCTCGCTGAAGAACGCCAACGACTACCTTTCGCTGCCGAACGTCGTTTGTGTCGGCGGCTCGTGGGTCGCGCCGAAGGAACTGGTTGCCGCTGGCGACTGGGCAGGCATTACCAAGCTCGCCGCCGAAGCCGCAGCGCTCAAGGCCTGA
- a CDS encoding GNAT family protein gives MRDLSTYKVSAPGYVTLKGRYVTVEPFVRDEHLQALWDGLGGMGINPLLLYFSQDDFGGIEDFGAWLDNAKKGGWLTHIFRDNATGKVVGMANYMRADAANGVVEVGGVAHGADMKRSPLSTEAHYLMAKHVFEDLGYRRYEWKCDNNNEPSKVTAARYGFTFEGVFRQHMISKRKNRDTAWFSMIDSEWPGINDAFEAWLAPENFGSDGKQKRRLEDIRADLEKERLV, from the coding sequence ATGCGCGATCTTTCCACCTACAAGGTTTCCGCCCCCGGCTATGTGACGCTCAAGGGCCGTTATGTGACGGTCGAGCCTTTCGTGCGCGATGAGCATCTGCAGGCGCTCTGGGATGGGCTTGGCGGCATGGGCATCAATCCTCTGCTTCTCTATTTCTCGCAGGACGATTTCGGTGGCATCGAGGATTTCGGCGCCTGGCTCGACAACGCCAAGAAGGGCGGCTGGCTGACGCATATCTTCCGCGACAACGCCACCGGCAAGGTCGTCGGCATGGCGAATTACATGCGCGCGGATGCTGCAAACGGCGTCGTCGAAGTCGGCGGTGTGGCGCATGGCGCCGATATGAAGCGCTCGCCGCTGTCGACTGAAGCGCACTACCTGATGGCCAAGCACGTCTTCGAAGATCTCGGCTATCGCCGCTACGAATGGAAGTGCGACAACAACAATGAGCCGAGCAAGGTCACGGCCGCCCGCTACGGCTTCACCTTCGAGGGCGTTTTCCGCCAGCACATGATCTCCAAGCGCAAGAACCGCGACACCGCCTGGTTCTCGATGATCGATAGCGAATGGCCTGGTATCAACGACGCGTTCGAGGCATGGCTCGCCCCTGAGAATTTCGGATCCGACGGCAAGCAGAAGCGCCGCCTCGAGGACATCCGTGCCGATCTTGAAAAGGAAAGGCTTGTATGA
- a CDS encoding tellurite resistance TerB family protein — MFDAKKLLDQFLGSQIPGVGGSVRDRAGGAVQMAKDNPWKAGALATVLLGTKTGRSIAGNALTIGGLAAIAGLGYQAYKNYQAGQAPAAPAEPARQPSTPLVLPPPVDSGFGPQSPAGSNEFVLVLIRAMIAAAKADGHIDDGERALIMDKMKAADVSGEAVAFIEKELASPTDLDSLISAAKTEEQKVELYTASRLTIEPDSRAERGYLDLLAGRLGLPDALVDHIEATVSSAKVTLSQ; from the coding sequence ATGTTCGACGCAAAGAAGCTTCTTGACCAGTTCCTGGGATCGCAGATTCCAGGTGTCGGCGGTTCGGTTCGCGACCGCGCAGGCGGCGCCGTGCAGATGGCCAAGGACAATCCTTGGAAGGCCGGAGCGCTGGCAACCGTGCTGCTCGGCACCAAGACCGGGCGCAGCATTGCCGGCAATGCGCTGACGATCGGCGGACTGGCCGCGATCGCCGGCCTCGGCTACCAGGCCTACAAGAATTATCAGGCGGGACAGGCGCCCGCCGCTCCTGCCGAGCCCGCCCGGCAGCCATCCACGCCGCTCGTTCTGCCGCCTCCTGTCGATTCTGGTTTTGGTCCGCAGTCGCCGGCGGGCAGCAACGAATTCGTGCTGGTGCTGATCCGGGCAATGATCGCCGCCGCCAAGGCCGACGGCCATATCGATGATGGCGAGCGGGCGCTGATCATGGACAAGATGAAGGCCGCTGATGTCAGCGGCGAGGCGGTCGCCTTCATCGAGAAGGAGCTGGCGTCTCCGACCGATCTCGACTCGCTGATTTCGGCTGCGAAGACCGAAGAGCAGAAGGTGGAGCTCTACACCGCCTCGCGCCTGACGATCGAGCCGGATTCGCGTGCCGAGCGCGGCTATCTCGATCTGCTTGCCGGACGTCTCGGTCTTCCCGATGCGCTCGTCGATCATATCGAGGCGACGGTGTCGTCGGCCAAGGTCACGCTCTCGCAGTGA
- a CDS encoding CHAD domain-containing protein: MPFRIRPDADFTKSFREAAAGELQAARDVIEQRPEGTHQAIHAFRKNLKKVRSLYRLVAADARKFQKQENERLREMARSLSAIRDAEALIETVRYLKSYAPDPEEASSLDRIAAILETRRNWMTEAEAGIEAKLRETSEALKHALWALDDISFPSSPNKAAKLVANGWKRTAAKAHQALEACHGEASDSAFHELRKRTQDYRAHHGLLSPLWPSAMKAKRAAAKELVDRLGHVHDLSVLSDLVEAEPQLFTRSDDLAHLLDAIIRRQQEDRRLALAQAEEIFADSPDEEARRVGLLWNSLRK; this comes from the coding sequence ATGCCCTTCCGCATTCGGCCTGACGCGGATTTCACCAAGAGTTTCAGAGAAGCCGCCGCCGGCGAGTTGCAGGCTGCGCGCGATGTCATCGAGCAGCGGCCCGAGGGCACGCACCAGGCAATCCACGCCTTCCGCAAGAACCTGAAAAAGGTGCGCTCGCTCTACCGCCTGGTTGCGGCAGACGCGCGAAAATTCCAGAAGCAGGAGAATGAGAGGCTGCGCGAGATGGCGCGATCGCTGTCCGCCATCCGCGATGCCGAAGCGCTGATCGAGACCGTTCGCTATCTCAAGTCGTACGCACCGGACCCGGAAGAGGCAAGCTCGCTGGATCGCATCGCAGCCATCCTGGAAACGCGGCGGAACTGGATGACCGAGGCCGAAGCCGGCATTGAGGCGAAGCTCCGGGAGACATCGGAAGCCCTCAAGCACGCCCTCTGGGCCCTCGACGACATATCCTTTCCGTCAAGCCCAAACAAAGCCGCCAAACTCGTCGCCAACGGCTGGAAGCGCACCGCAGCAAAGGCGCATCAGGCGCTCGAAGCCTGCCATGGCGAAGCCTCGGACAGCGCCTTCCACGAACTCCGCAAGCGCACGCAGGATTACCGCGCCCATCACGGGCTGCTCTCCCCGCTCTGGCCATCCGCGATGAAGGCGAAGCGCGCCGCCGCCAAGGAACTGGTCGACCGCCTCGGCCATGTCCACGACCTCTCCGTCCTCAGCGATCTCGTCGAGGCCGAACCGCAGCTGTTCACCCGCAGCGACGACCTCGCCCATCTCCTCGACGCAATCATCCGCAGGCAGCAGGAAGACCGGCGCCTAGCGCTTGCACAGGCCGAAGAGATCTTCGCCGACAGTCCTGACGAGGAAGCCAGGCGCGTCGGGCTGCTCTGGAACTCACTGAGAAAATGA
- a CDS encoding EAL domain-containing protein, which translates to MPKSIGQKNQALGIGRHTTVTGVLLTFAVIVAIVTVMILTAISRVADNANVLDDERSRETTAGALKTFEEQLGATLNDYAAWDDAATNVYAKDGMAWTVSNYGEMSVNSSLFDMAIVIDGDRKPLMIYRNGQPMDGKLDDFFAPSLWALFDQARAAGADKPEAVGFVGTKSGIAAAGIALVREKSGALDKSADQRRYLIFARHLDDEKVKGLGETYVIHGMKLVPADTPAKYSVNIDDASGVTLGKLVWTSRSPGDIGYDQVRPTVVKALGLVGLFFAVLLVIGWMAGRRIKAEEIGAREEALRDRLSGLWNRDGLGVAIDAMVEEAQQAKKNILILYLDLDGFKEVNDSYGHGTGDQLIRAVAAGLKVLIPPHAVLARIGGDEFAIAFHTDGGNAEALQLSEQILDFLAEPLEIGRRVVVIGASIGIAMSPEGAVGREEFVRRADLAMYKAKEAGRARMMLYDPAMDADREERNALEIDLRAAIESGDLTLAYQPLIDAETYEMNGVEALVRWNRPGFGPISPDVFIPVAETSGLIEALGLFVLRKACETAKQWPELRISVNVSPGQFRNPAFTDYVRYVLKQTEIEASRVTLEITEGYMIQNPQRTRQSIERLKTLGVKVALDDFGSGFSSIGYLRQFGFDRIKIDRSLVDGVTESESQREMLQATVALARSLNIPVTAEGIETEAQAVAVRLFGCDSLQGYYFSKPVPADKISDMLETRREENSKPRRTSAA; encoded by the coding sequence ATGCCTAAGTCAATCGGGCAAAAAAATCAGGCCTTGGGGATAGGCCGGCACACGACCGTCACGGGCGTGCTGCTGACCTTCGCCGTCATCGTCGCGATCGTCACTGTGATGATCCTGACTGCCATTTCGCGCGTTGCAGACAATGCCAATGTGCTCGACGACGAGCGATCGCGGGAAACGACTGCCGGTGCGCTGAAGACCTTCGAGGAACAGCTCGGCGCGACACTCAACGATTATGCCGCATGGGATGATGCCGCCACCAATGTCTATGCCAAGGATGGCATGGCCTGGACGGTGAGCAACTACGGCGAGATGTCCGTCAACAGCTCGCTGTTCGACATGGCGATCGTCATCGATGGCGACCGCAAGCCGCTGATGATCTATCGCAACGGCCAGCCGATGGACGGCAAGCTCGACGATTTCTTCGCGCCGTCGCTGTGGGCGCTGTTCGACCAGGCGCGTGCCGCCGGAGCGGACAAGCCGGAAGCCGTCGGTTTCGTCGGTACGAAGAGCGGCATTGCCGCAGCCGGTATCGCGCTCGTGCGTGAAAAATCCGGCGCGCTGGACAAGTCTGCCGATCAGCGCCGCTACCTTATCTTTGCCCGCCATCTCGACGATGAGAAGGTGAAGGGTCTCGGCGAGACCTATGTGATCCATGGCATGAAGCTGGTGCCTGCGGATACACCGGCTAAGTATTCCGTCAATATCGACGATGCCTCGGGCGTGACGCTCGGCAAGCTCGTCTGGACGTCGCGTTCGCCCGGCGATATCGGCTACGATCAGGTGCGCCCGACGGTGGTCAAGGCGCTCGGTCTGGTCGGCCTGTTCTTCGCCGTGCTGCTCGTCATCGGCTGGATGGCCGGGCGGCGTATCAAGGCCGAGGAGATCGGCGCGCGCGAGGAAGCGCTGCGCGACCGGCTGAGCGGTCTGTGGAACCGTGATGGTCTCGGCGTTGCCATCGACGCGATGGTCGAGGAAGCGCAGCAGGCCAAGAAGAACATCCTTATTCTCTATCTCGATCTCGATGGCTTCAAGGAAGTCAACGACAGCTATGGCCATGGCACCGGCGACCAGCTGATCCGCGCGGTTGCGGCGGGTCTCAAGGTGTTGATCCCGCCTCATGCCGTTCTCGCCCGCATCGGCGGCGACGAGTTCGCCATCGCCTTCCACACCGATGGCGGCAATGCTGAAGCGTTGCAGCTTTCCGAGCAGATCCTCGATTTCCTGGCGGAGCCGCTGGAAATCGGCCGCCGCGTCGTCGTCATCGGCGCCAGCATAGGCATCGCCATGTCGCCTGAGGGTGCCGTAGGCCGCGAGGAGTTCGTCCGCCGTGCCGATCTCGCGATGTACAAGGCCAAGGAAGCCGGCCGCGCTCGAATGATGCTCTACGATCCGGCGATGGATGCCGACCGCGAGGAGCGCAATGCGCTTGAAATCGATCTTCGCGCCGCCATCGAAAGCGGCGACCTGACGCTGGCCTATCAGCCGCTGATCGATGCCGAGACCTATGAGATGAACGGTGTGGAGGCGCTGGTGCGCTGGAACCGTCCGGGCTTTGGGCCGATCTCGCCTGACGTTTTCATTCCGGTTGCCGAAACCAGCGGCCTCATTGAGGCACTCGGCCTCTTCGTGCTGCGCAAGGCCTGCGAGACGGCCAAGCAATGGCCGGAGCTGCGCATATCGGTCAACGTCTCGCCTGGCCAGTTCCGCAACCCGGCCTTCACCGATTATGTCCGCTATGTCCTGAAGCAGACGGAGATCGAGGCGTCGCGCGTGACGCTGGAGATCACCGAAGGCTACATGATCCAGAACCCGCAGCGCACCCGCCAGTCGATCGAGCGCTTGAAGACGCTCGGCGTGAAGGTGGCGCTTGACGATTTCGGGTCCGGCTTCTCGTCGATCGGCTATCTCCGCCAGTTCGGCTTCGACCGCATCAAGATCGACCGCTCGCTGGTCGATGGCGTGACGGAGAGTGAAAGCCAGCGCGAAATGCTGCAGGCGACCGTGGCGCTCGCCCGCTCGCTCAACATTCCTGTTACGGCAGAAGGCATCGAGACCGAGGCCCAGGCGGTTGCCGTTCGCCTCTTCGGTTGCGACAGCCTGCAGGGCTACTATTTCAGCAAGCCGGTTCCTGCCGACAAGATCAGCGACATGCTGGAGACGCGGCGGGAAGAAAACAGCAAGCCGCGCCGGACCAGCGCGGCCTAA
- a CDS encoding CYTH domain-containing protein, with amino-acid sequence MAKEIERKFLVRTDGWRAKAVSKAILKQAYVASMDDRSVRVRVLDGESARLTMKIGRSSMTRDEFEYDIPVADAEELMESAIGIVIEKTRYRVPHEGFVWEVDVFGGPHRGLIIAEVEMKSESDAPPLPTWLGREVTGDFRYSNQALATEYQYDRHALPHSA; translated from the coding sequence ATGGCGAAGGAAATCGAGCGGAAGTTTCTGGTACGCACCGATGGATGGCGCGCCAAAGCCGTATCGAAAGCAATCCTCAAACAGGCCTATGTCGCCTCGATGGACGACCGCTCGGTGCGGGTACGCGTCCTCGACGGAGAGAGTGCGCGGCTGACGATGAAGATCGGCCGCAGCTCCATGACCCGCGACGAATTCGAATACGACATCCCCGTTGCAGATGCCGAAGAACTGATGGAAAGCGCCATCGGCATCGTCATCGAGAAGACCCGCTACCGCGTGCCCCACGAAGGCTTCGTCTGGGAAGTGGATGTCTTCGGCGGGCCGCATCGCGGCCTCATCATCGCTGAAGTCGAGATGAAATCCGAAAGCGACGCCCCGCCCCTTCCGACCTGGCTCGGTCGCGAGGTGACGGGCGATTTCCGCTATTCGAACCAGGCGCTGGCGACCGAATACCAGTACGACCGGCATGCCCTTCCGCATTCGGCCTGA
- a CDS encoding nickel/cobalt transporter, with translation MLKHGRPLILSAVVLMLVAAAGSAHAQSPLGIGTAEPSFQPIGGPLAPLFAYVNYEQQAFYRALTGALKAMRDDPWQLTSLIGLSFAYGIFHAAGPGHGKAVISSYMIANEVELRRGVVISFISAFIQGIVAVALVGAAWLVLRGSGITLTQATHAMEIASFVMVIAFGSWLLFRKLRSMISGLPKREVVATAEGPVSMMLDWKDNDSAQQSGVYAFGETKARKAGHNFISGMACETCGQSHMPDPSLLGSDTFSIREAWSAIIAVGLRPCSGALLVMTFSLLNGLYLGGVLSVLAMSLGTAITVAILATLAVTAKGTAVRIAGYGSKSSIWIGNTIEILGAVLVICFGALLLGASLQG, from the coding sequence ATGCTGAAGCACGGCAGGCCGCTTATCCTTTCCGCCGTGGTTCTGATGCTGGTTGCCGCCGCTGGCAGCGCCCATGCTCAGTCGCCGCTCGGTATCGGAACGGCGGAGCCGAGCTTTCAGCCGATCGGCGGGCCGCTGGCGCCGCTCTTTGCCTATGTCAACTACGAGCAGCAGGCCTTCTATCGCGCGCTGACCGGCGCGCTGAAGGCGATGCGGGATGATCCCTGGCAGCTCACCTCGCTGATCGGCCTCTCCTTTGCCTACGGCATCTTCCATGCGGCAGGTCCCGGGCACGGCAAGGCCGTCATCTCCTCCTATATGATCGCCAACGAGGTCGAGCTCCGCCGCGGCGTCGTCATCTCCTTTATCTCTGCCTTCATCCAGGGCATCGTTGCCGTGGCGCTCGTCGGCGCCGCTTGGCTCGTCCTGCGCGGCAGCGGCATCACGCTGACGCAGGCAACGCATGCGATGGAGATCGCAAGCTTCGTCATGGTCATCGCCTTCGGCAGCTGGCTGCTGTTCCGCAAGCTGCGCTCGATGATCTCAGGCCTGCCGAAGCGCGAAGTGGTGGCAACGGCCGAAGGCCCGGTCAGCATGATGCTGGACTGGAAGGACAATGACAGCGCGCAGCAATCTGGTGTCTACGCCTTCGGCGAGACCAAGGCCCGCAAGGCCGGCCACAACTTCATTTCCGGCATGGCCTGTGAGACCTGCGGCCAGTCGCATATGCCCGATCCCTCGCTGCTCGGATCGGATACATTCAGCATCCGCGAGGCCTGGTCGGCGATCATCGCCGTCGGCCTTCGCCCCTGCTCCGGCGCGCTGCTGGTGATGACCTTCTCGCTACTGAACGGTCTCTATCTCGGCGGCGTGCTTTCGGTTCTCGCCATGTCGCTGGGAACGGCAATCACCGTCGCCATCCTTGCGACCCTTGCGGTCACTGCGAAGGGCACCGCTGTGCGCATCGCCGGATATGGCTCGAAGTCCTCGATCTGGATCGGCAACACGATCGAGATCCTCGGCGCAGTCCTGGTCATCTGCTTCGGCGCCCTGCTTCTCGGCGCCTCGCTGCAGGGCTGA
- a CDS encoding DUF1007 family protein has product MKKSTFLIAGLLALAPAAAMAHPHIFVEARLEVVAGPDGNIQELRNIWRFDEVFSSSVVMDFDKNTDLKLEPNELAEVGKTVRDSLADYDYYMNLTVDGKNVTVEKPDIIHVDYKEGQLLMFFAVKPSQPMPLKSRLTFGVYDPTLYTSIDFPSDKELVLVGDGFKGCKHDVLRPDPDQVISQNKQSLTDAFFNDPTGTNMSKLFATRLEISC; this is encoded by the coding sequence ATGAAGAAATCCACGTTCCTGATCGCCGGGCTGCTGGCACTCGCACCGGCCGCGGCCATGGCGCATCCGCATATTTTCGTGGAGGCCCGGCTGGAAGTGGTGGCCGGCCCGGATGGCAACATCCAGGAGCTCAGAAACATCTGGCGCTTCGACGAAGTCTTCTCGTCCTCCGTCGTCATGGACTTCGACAAGAACACCGATCTGAAGCTGGAGCCGAACGAGCTCGCGGAAGTCGGCAAGACAGTCCGCGATTCCCTTGCCGACTACGATTACTACATGAACCTGACGGTCGACGGTAAGAACGTGACAGTAGAAAAGCCGGACATCATCCATGTCGACTACAAGGAAGGGCAGCTCCTGATGTTCTTCGCGGTCAAGCCGTCGCAGCCGATGCCGCTGAAGAGCAGGCTGACCTTCGGCGTCTATGACCCCACGCTCTATACGTCCATCGACTTTCCGAGCGACAAGGAGCTCGTCCTGGTCGGCGATGGCTTCAAGGGCTGCAAGCATGATGTCCTGCGCCCCGATCCGGATCAGGTGATCTCGCAGAACAAGCAATCGCTGACCGACGCCTTCTTCAATGACCCGACGGGCACGAACATGTCGAAGCTCTTCGCCACGAGGCTGGAAATCTCATGCTGA
- a CDS encoding rhodanese-related sulfurtransferase, which produces MTDSITTSSPFLVAALYHFVSVPRFESLRDPLQALCEENGVKGTLLLAHEGINGTIGGPDDGVRTVLAYLRAQPEFAGLEHKESRASKMPFLRMKVKLKKEIVTMGVENIDPNKVVGTYVAPQDWNALISDPDTIVIDTRNDYETAIGVFRGAVDPKTKTFREFPEWVRNNTGLHNKPKIAMYCTGGIRCEKATAFMKEQGFDEVYHLKGGILKYLEEVPQEESLWEGACFVFDERVSVEHGLKEGEHKLCHACRNPITAEEITSPHYEEGVSCSNCYGTRTEEDRLRYRQRQHQIALAKKRGQKHIGT; this is translated from the coding sequence ATGACCGACAGCATCACTACATCCAGCCCGTTCCTGGTGGCGGCGCTCTATCATTTCGTTTCCGTGCCGCGCTTCGAAAGCCTGCGCGACCCCTTGCAGGCGCTCTGCGAGGAAAACGGCGTGAAGGGAACGCTCTTGCTTGCCCATGAAGGCATCAACGGCACGATCGGCGGTCCGGACGACGGTGTCAGGACGGTGCTTGCCTATCTGCGCGCCCAGCCGGAATTCGCCGGCCTGGAGCACAAGGAAAGCCGTGCATCGAAGATGCCTTTCCTGCGCATGAAGGTGAAGCTGAAGAAAGAGATCGTCACCATGGGCGTCGAGAATATCGACCCCAACAAGGTCGTCGGCACCTATGTGGCGCCGCAGGACTGGAATGCGCTGATCTCCGATCCTGATACGATCGTCATCGACACCCGCAACGACTACGAGACGGCAATCGGCGTCTTCCGAGGCGCGGTCGACCCGAAGACCAAGACTTTCCGCGAATTTCCGGAATGGGTGCGCAACAATACCGGCCTGCACAACAAGCCGAAGATCGCCATGTACTGCACCGGCGGCATCCGCTGCGAAAAGGCCACCGCCTTCATGAAGGAGCAGGGCTTCGACGAGGTCTACCACCTCAAGGGCGGCATCCTGAAGTATCTCGAGGAAGTGCCGCAGGAAGAGAGCCTCTGGGAGGGCGCCTGCTTCGTCTTCGACGAGCGCGTCTCGGTCGAGCACGGATTGAAGGAAGGCGAGCACAAGCTCTGCCACGCCTGCCGCAACCCGATCACCGCCGAGGAGATCACCTCGCCGCACTATGAGGAAGGCGTTTCCTGCAGCAACTGCTACGGCACGCGCACCGAGGAAGACCGTCTCCGCTACCGCCAGCGACAGCACCAGATCGCGCTCGCCAAGAAGCGCGGCCAGAAGCATATCGGCACGTAA